The Pyrenophora tritici-repentis strain M4 chromosome 3, whole genome shotgun sequence genome has a window encoding:
- a CDS encoding Monoamine oxidase, with translation MRLAKGWLLLVGLVPSLTFAAPAFHGRDYNSTCKRTKVAIIGGGVAGITAAQALANQSVTDFLILEYQDHIGGRMRNTKFGSDPDGNPYTVELGANWISGLGQDTDGPENPVWTFSKQVNLTSPNSDAFSIATYNETGAVDYTDILDEFEDYWSKFEQSAGTILSENLQDRSFRAGLWQSGWRPKSDPTRKAVEYYLWDWETAQSPEGSSFVYGIAGYNFTYYGFSEMSNFCTDQRGFSTWLKYQAAEFLQPNDPRVLLNTVVTNIIYSDTGVHIATSDGSCVEADYAISTVSLGVLQNDAITFEPELPEWKQSAIANFHFGTYTKIFFQFNETFWPEDKQFFLYADPTTRGYYTVWQSLSTEGFLPGSNIIFATVVGDQSYRIEAQDDETTKAEGMAVLRKMFPSIIVPEPIAFTYPRWTQTPWARGSYSNWPAGTTLEMHQNLRANVGRLYFAGEAQSAQYFGFLHGAWFEGQEVGERIAGQITTECVNRPSGCGAYNRYEVLHGTTEFWEVNAFNGMGTSPFFVANSVVDAEGGDA, from the exons ATGAGGTTGGCAAAAGGCTGGTTGTTGCTCGTTGGCTTGGTTCCATCCTTAACGTTCGCTGCGCCAGCGTTTCACGGACGAGACTACAATAGCACGTGCAAGAGGACCAAGGTTGCGATCAT AGGTGGAGGTGTTGCTGGCATTACAGCAGCA CAAGCGCTGGCGAATCAGTCCGTTACTGATTTCCTAATCCTCGAGTATCAAGACCATATTGGAGGTCGTATGCGAAATACAAAGTTCGGCTCGGATCCCGACGGGAACCCTTACACGGTCGAACTGGGTGCAAATTGGATCTCTGGACTAGGTCAGGATACTGATGGTCCTGAGAATCCAGTTTGGACATTTTCGAAACAGGTCAATCTAACGAGCCCAAACTCTGATGCTTTCTCCATTGCCACTTACAACGAGACTGGGGCTGTCGATTACACGGACATCTTAGATGAGTTTGAGGACTACTGGTCCAAATTCGAACAGAGCGCTGGTACAATACTATCCGAGAATTTACAGGACAGGAGCTTCCGTGCAGGACTATGGCAGAGTGGATGGCGACCAAAAAGCGACCCCACACGGAAAGCAGTTGAGTATTATTTGTGGGACTGGGAAACCGCCCAG TCGCCCGAGGGATCAAGCTTTGTCTATGGAATCGCAGGGTACAACTTCACCTACTACGGGTTTTCCGAGATGAGCAATT TCTGCACCGACCAACGCGGCTTCAGCACTTGGTTGAAATACCAAGCGGCTGAATTCCTACAACCTAACGACCCTCGTGTATTGTTGAACACAGTTGTCACAAACATCATCTATTCCGATACCGGCGTTCATATCGCTACTTCTGATGGCTCCTGTGTCGAAGCCGATTACGCAATCTCCACAGTTTCTCTCGGTGTACTGCAGAACGACGCTATCACGTTTGAGCCTGAACTTCCCGAGTGGAAGCAGTCCGCTATTGCCAATTTTCATTTCGGAACATATACAAAGATATTTTTTCAGTTCAACGAGACATTCTGGCCAGAAGACAAACAATTCTTCCTCTACGCAGACCCCACAACACGCGGCTACTACACAGTCTGGCAGAGTCTGTCAACGGAAGGTTTCCTCCCTGGGTCGAATATCATCTTCGCCACAGTGGTCGGCGACCAATCCTACCGTATCGAAGCACAGGATGACGAAACCACAAAGGCAGAAGGAATGGCAGTGCTCCGAAAGATGTTCCCTAGCATCATTGTCCCAGAGCCCATAGCATTCACGTACCCGCGCTGGACTCAAACTCCATGGGCCCGTGGTTCGTACTCGAACTGGCCCGCTGGCACGACGCTTGAGATGCACCAAAACCTTCGCGCGAATGTTGGAAGACTGTACTTTGCTGGTGAGGCTCAGAGTGCACAATACTTTGGCTTTTTGCATGGCGCGTGGTTCGAGGGCCAAGAAGTTGGAGAGCGCATCGCTGGCCAAATCACGACGGAATGCGTCAATCGTCCAAGCGGTTGCGGCGCGTATAACCGCTATGAGGTTCTGCATGGCACGACCGAGTTCTGGGAGGTCAATGCTTTCAATGGGATGGGAACGAGCCCCTTCTTCGTTGCTAATAGTGTTGTTGATGCAGAAGGTGGTGACGCGTAA
- a CDS encoding metacaspase: MSYKRKKSLLIGINYVGSSHELRGCHSDVDNMADFLSYRGYNNSQKDRVILSDRPEVSYDSPYYPNGHNLIAAIDWLVSEPGCTLFLHYSGHGGQIEDVDGNRGSTGLDASIVPVDFEQRGQISSTILHEHLVTRMAPDCTLFVIMDCCHSGSALELPYVYRSDSEGQISLMDNLKTGLYLAGEARDIISGGFSYNKIGEAQQLLAGASSFFKGLRHFGEGQEEGLESGEFAGQYGSEQKMVTMFSGCRDDQTSADAKIAGQATGAMTWAFLEMMKSSQNPSYAETLKHTRKLLDESNYTQVPQLSSGLDIDLDEMTLVL; the protein is encoded by the exons ATGTCCTACAAACGCAAGAAGAGTCTCCTCATCGGTATCAACTATGTCGGCAGCAGCCATGAACTACGTGGCTGCCACTCCGATGTCGACAACATGGCGGATTTCCTGTCCTATCGCGGCTATAACAACTCCCAAAAAGATAGAGTCATCCTCTCCGACCGTCCAGAGGTATCCTACGATTCACCATACTACCCGAACGGTCACAATCTCATCGCAGCAATCGACTGGCTGGTTTCCGAACCCGGTTGTACACTCTTCCTGCACTACTCTGGACATGGTGGGCAAATCGAAGATGTGGACGGGAACAGGGGCTCTACTGGCTTGGATGCATCTATTGTTCCTGTTGATTTTGAACAGAGGGGTCAAATCTCTAGTACCATCTTGCACGAGCATCTTGTCACGCGCATGGCGCCTGACTGTACACTGTTCGTAATTATGGACTGCTGTCACTCTGGCTCTGCACTTGAACTTCCCTACGTATATCGTTCCGACAGCGAAGGCCAGATCAGCTTGATGGATAACCTCAAGACCGGGCTCTACCTCGCAGGCGAAGCTCGTGACATCATCTCTGGCGGATTTTCATACAACAAGATTGGCGAGGCGCAGCAACTGCTCGCCGGCGCCAGCAGTTTCTTCAAAGGTCTCCGTCATTTTGGTGAGGGACAAGAGGAAGGGCTGGAAAGCGGTGAGTTTGCGGGACAGTATGGAAGTGAGCAAAAGATGGTTACCATGTTCAGCGGATGTAGGGATGATCAGACCAGTGCAGATGCGAAGATTGCCGGGCAAGCAACTGGAGCAATGACATGGGCGTTCttggagatgatgaagagTAGTCAGAATCCAAGTTATGCTGAG ACATTGAAACACACCAGGAAGCTTTTGGACGAGAGCAACTATACCCAGGTTCCTCAGCTCAGCTCAGGGCTTGATATTGATTTGGATGAAATGACCCTTGTGCTCTGA
- a CDS encoding CodB, Purine-cytosine permease has translation MVEFCTNNTHDDETKVAPNASNELQLQLPISTRDAGIDERLRNGGWQDTFKAFERQLVEYNLEARGIQRVEPDERQDLRLLGYSQVAIMWFSVNLAANNITLGMLGPAVFALGFLDSCLLAVFGVSVGCLVVAYIATFGPKSGNRTMVFTRYVTGWWPSRIVVLLNIVVLLGYGMIDCVVAGQILSAVSGNSMSVVVGIIIVAVIAWIITTFGYRIFHYYERWAWLPQLIVLSVLAGIAGPHFNISSQSTGDTDPDTIIGNRISFFGLTLAAAITYGGGAADYFVYYPEHSSSLKIFAMTMLGLMCSFTFAFILGIGLASGMSTNSNWEAAYGVSQGALIVEAYKPLGGFGSFCGVIVALGLVANLILPTYSSGIDAQILGRYAGAIPRVIWNTIGVVIYTICALAGRAHLAEIFTNFLALMGYWVSVWVAIVLEEHLIFHRQAGFNWGVWNQKKKLPLGIAAFAAFVIGWIGAIMCMAQVWYIGPIAKQVGTHGGDMGNFIGFAWAAVVYPPLRILELKRFGR, from the exons ATGGTAGAATTCTGCACGAACAACACCCACGATGACGAGACCAAAGTTGCGCCGAATGCGAGCAATGAACTGCAACTACAACTGCCTATCAGCACGCGTGATGCTGGAATCGACGAGCGCTTACGAAATGGGGGATGGCAAGATACGTTCAAGGCATTCGAGAGGCAGCTCGTGGAATACAACCTCGAGGCGCGTGGCATTCAGCGTGTAGAGCCAGACGAGCGACAAGACTTGCGCCTCCTGGGATACTCGCAGGTCGCTATCATGTGGTTTAGCGTCAACCTGGCTGCAAACAACATCACCCTAGGTATGCTGGGCCCCGCTGTCTTCGCGCTCGGATTCCTTGACTCCTGTCTGCTGGCCGTCTTTGGCGTATCTGTGGGCTGTCTTGTTGTCGCATACATTGCCACCTTTGGGCCGAAGAGTGGAAATCGGACCATGGTATTCACACGCTATGTCACAGGATGGTGGCCGTCTAGAATTGTTGTCTTACTCAATATTGTCGTCCTTTTGGGTTACGGCATGATCGACTGCGTAGTAGCCGGACAGATACTGTCTGCCGTCTCTGGAAATTCCATGTCTGTCGTAGTCGGCATCATCATCGTGGCCGTGATTGCATGGATCATCACAACGTTCGGATATCGAATATTCCACTATTATGAGCGCTGGGCGTGGCTCCCCCAGTTAATTGTGCTCTCCGTGTTAGCTGGTATCGCAGGGCCACACTTCAACATCTCTTCCCAGTCGACTGGCGATACGGATCCGGACACCATAATAGGAAACCGCATTAGCTTTTTCGGCCTGACACTAGCTGCGGCTATCACATACGGTGGTGGCGCGGCTGATTATTTTGTTTACTATCCCGAACACTCATCGTCCTTGAAAATCTTCGCAATGACCATGCTAGGTCTTATGTGCAGCTTTACATTTGCCTTTATCTTAGGTATCGGCCTAGCATCCGGCATGTCAACCAATAGCAACTGGGAAGCAGCATACGGTGTATCCCAGGGCGCTCTCATTGTCGAAGCATACAAGCCTCTTGGCGGGTTTGGTTCTTTCTGTGGTGTCATCGTCGCTCTTGGTCTTGTCGCCAATCTCATTCTTCCCACATACTCTTCTGGTATTGATGCCCAGATCCTTGGTCGGTACGCAGGCGCGATACCGAGAGTAATCTGGAACACCATCGGCGTTGTCATATACACAATATGTGCATTAGCCGGACGTGCTCATCTTGCCGAGATCTTTACCAATTTCCTGGCTCTGATGGGTTACTGGGTATCTGTCTGGGTCGCTATCGTTCTAGAAGAGCATTTGATCTTTCATCGCCAGGCAGGCTTTAATTGGGGAGTTTGGAATCAAAAGAAGAAGCTCCCTCTGGGTATTGCAGCATTTGCAGCCTTTGTCATCGGTTGGATAGGCGCTATCATGTGCATGGCACAAGTTTGGTATATCGGGCCAATCGCCAAGCAAGTTGGTACCCACGGAGGAGAT ATGGGCAATTTTATTGGCTTTGCATGGGCGGCAGTTGTATATCCTCCCCTAAGGATATTGGAACTCAAGCGGTTCGGAAGATGA
- a CDS encoding PutA, NAD-dependent aldehyde dehydrogenase, translating to MSGPTVVKPDTSYTVPLLINGKEVVTETTFPITSPATQNQVWNSSSASLDDVKSAVSAAKAAFPAWSKMKPAARRNIFLQAANVVDARASELADYMDIETGSPGAFSKGFNVPKMAEMLRDVAGRLSAVMGHIPSCEEEGTSAMIVKEPYGVVLGIAPWNAPYILGMRSVLYPLAAGNTCILKGSEFCPRTWWALGSVLSEAGLPAGALNVLFHRPEDAAQVTTALIEEPAVKKINFTGSTPVGRIIASTAGKNLKPVLLELGGKASAIVCEDANLQTAAVQCALGAFLHAGQICMSSERILVHKDIKPQFLEAFKGAAEGIFGGDKPAPVLVAAPGVEKNRRLIADAVKNGAKVVHGDHEREEQHPDTNEIATTRMRPIIIDGVNKDMDLYHTESFGPSVSIIEVSSDEEAIEIANDTEYGLSGAVFTENLGRGLRIAKQIESGAIHINAMTVHDEFTLPHGGAKASGFGRFNGNWGIEEFLRLKTITYKD from the exons ATGTCCGGCCCCACTGTCGTTAAACCCGATACGTCGTATACGGTACCCCTCCTCATCAATGGCAAGGAGGTCGTCACCGAAACCACCTTCCCCATAACATCGCCCGCAACACAAAATCAAGTATGGAACTCATCTTCCGCATCGCTGGACGATGTCAAGAGTGCAGTCTCTGCAGCAAAGGCTGCCTTCCCCGCGTGGTCCAAAATGAAGCCGGCAGCCCGGCGCAACATTTTCCTGCAAGCTGCCAACGTGGTTGATGCACGCGCGAGTGAGCTTGCAGACTACATGGATATCGAAACCGGTTCTCCAGGCGCGTTCAGCAAAGGCTTCAACGTGCCCAAGATGGCCGAGATGTTGAGGGATGTTGCGGGACGACTGAGCGCGGTCATGGGACATATTCCCAGCTGCGAAGAGGAGGGTACAAGTGCGATGATTGTTAAAGAGCCATATGGAGTTGTACTTGGCATTGCACCTTG GAACGCGCCGTACATACTTGGTATGCGATCGGTTCTGTACCCTCTCGCCGCAGGTAATACTTGTATCCTCAAGGGAAGCGAGTTCTGCCCTCGTACCTGGTGGGCTCTCGGCAGCGTCTTGAGTGAAGCTGGACTTCCCGCAGGTGCGCTGAACGTGCTCTTCCACCGTCCTGAAGACGCTGCGCAAGTCACCACCGCCTTGATCGAGGAGCCGGCCGTCAAGAAGATCAACTTTACTGGCTCCACCCCCGTCGGCCGCATCATCGCATCAACAGCCGGCAAGAACCTCAAGCCCGTGCTTCTTGAACTGGGTGGCAAAGCAAGTGCCATCGTGTGTGAAGATGCCAACCTGCAAACCGCCGCAGTACAATGCGCACTTGGTGCTTTCCTGCATGCAGGCCAGATCTGTATGAGTTCCGAACGTATACTCGTACACAAAGACATCAAGCCTCAATTCCTTGAAGCCTTCAAGGGTGCCGCAGAAGGCATCTTCGGTGGCGACAAACCCGCACCCGTCCTTGTGGCCGCTCCCGGTGTCGAAAAGAACAGACGCCTCATTGCTGATGCAGTCAAGAACGGCGCAAAGGTCGTACACGGTGACCACGAGAGGGAGGAACAACACCCTGACACCAACGAAATCGCAACCACACGCATGCGCCCCATCATCATCGACGGCGTAAACAAGGACATGGACTTGTATCACACAGAATCTTTTGGTCCCTCTGTTTCCATCATTGAGGTCTCGAGTGATGAGGAGGCCATTGAGATTGCAAACGACACTGAGTACGGACTTTCAGGCGCCGTCTTCACCGAGAACCTGGGCCGGGGCTTGAGAATCGCAAAGCAAATTGAAAGCGG GGCTATCCATATCAATGCCATGACTGTGCACGATGAGTTTACTTTGCCGCATGGTGGTGCAAAGGCGAGTGGATTCGGTCGCTTCAATGGAAATTGGGGTATTGAAGAATTCTTGCGTCTGAAGACCATCACGTACAAGGACTAG
- a CDS encoding Myosin-tail-1 multi-domain protein: MAEDLISFDDEVTSSPTSMPSMPPNINHSRSTHRDEFFELASMVKAKKSYIHTVPSASRLLPSTSGPLPLTASPNGPRTANRIVSENSISLSSARRPRLSDFSFEPISEQPLDILAQHKVVNGHGNSFRHSEASMWNFREPSGYPPHNEPLLIPEFELPVRNGLADPPTPPQSLPGSASAFRSEQEPIVRMTKPAYDNMCKSLDDTVKENRELQISMAAHNRTIEQLRHDDHEMSSQLGKHRYQNEANKAQKSAMGRALGEKETTIKTQQLEIEDLMSKVYALNAKVKELEAMSDERNYLRSVIESYEVKHKDATINISSLKSQHRHDSSKLAAIKDQELSSVETAYQNALVELDAIKNQHEHTLDNLFAMKQEFERALNKLAAKDQELGSFKEEHERALEHASAAKDRDWQKFEQGRQRELSNLAASKDRELEEAEETVRKLRITNSELSQKILEVSHAQVITEDQMARAHKQAGSEVKQEKVIRDLRHELMETNLKVVKLEDQNEVLREKTKQTDINGLQAKLREKTSECDRHRNLAKIAEARFKQSQERLLHITSNGLSLQGAVHLVKPRADSKLPRTVHSCTECYGKNLECDENTTCHNCADSNSPCLRWRCSLKHKLGDCPLTPCKLPHDSQGWLMLPKDRPQW; the protein is encoded by the exons ATGGCCGAAGATCTCATCAGTTTCGACGATGAGGTCACGAGCTCGCCAACCAGCATGCCGAGCATGCCGCCCAACATCAATCATAGCAGAAGCACTCACAGAGATGAATTCTTCGAGCTCGCGAGCATGGTGAAAGCCAAGAAGTCGTACATTCACACAGTGCCGTCTGCATCTCGGCTACTGCCATCTACATCTGGGCCACTGCCACTCACTGCAAGCCCGAACG GCCCTCGAACTGCCAACCGTATCGTCTCTGAAAACAGCATCTCACTTTCGTCAGCGAGGCGACCCCGTCTATCAGA CTTCTCCTTCGAACCCATATCAGAGCAGCCTCTAGATATACTAGCTCAGCACAAAGTCGTCAACGGGCACGGAAATAGCTTTCGTCATAGCGAAGCTAGCATGTGGAACTTCCGCGAGCCCTCCGGCTATCCTCCCCACAACGAGCCTTTGTTAATCCCAGAGTTCGAGCTGCCTGTACGCAATGGCCTCGCTGATCCGCCGACACCGCCTCAGTCTCTCCCAGGCTCTGCATCAGCCTTTAGGTCCGAGCAAGAGCCCATAGTACGGATGACAAAGCCAGCCTATGACAACATGTGCAAGAGTCTTGATGACACGGTGAAAGAGAACAGGGAGCTACAGATCAGTATGGCAGCTCATAATCGTACCATTGAGCAGTTGAGACACGATGACCACGAGATGAGTTCGCAGCTGGGCAAGCATCGATACCAGAACGAAGCGAACAAGGCGCAAAAGTCGGCTATGGGACGGGCATTGGGTGAGAAAGAGACGACTATCAAGACACAGCAGCTAGAGATCGAAGACCTGATGAGCAAAGTATATGCTTTGAACGCTAAAGTGAAAGAGCTCGAGGCTATGTCAG ACGAGCGCAACTATCTTCGCAGCGTAATCGAATCATACGAGGTCAAGCATAAAGACGCCACCATCAATATATCGTCCCTCAAGAGTCAGCACCGGCACGATTCAAGTAAACTGGCTGCCATCAAAGACCAAGAGCTGTCGTCAGTCGAAACAGCCTATCAGAATGCCCTCGTCGAACTCGATGCTATCAAGAACCAGCATGAACACACTCTTGATAACCTCTTTGCTATGAAACAAGAGTTTGAGCGTGCCTTGAATAAGTTGGCTGCTAAGGACCAAGAGCTGGGAAGCTTCAAGGAGGAGCATGAACGTGCGCTCGAACATGCGAGTGCGGCTAAGGACCGAGATTGGCAGAAATTCGAACAAGGTCGTCAGCGGGAGCTCAGCAACCTGGCCGCTTCCAAAGACCGCGAGCTcgaggaagccgaggaaacCGTCAGGAAACTCCGGATAACCAACAGCGAGCTCTCTCAGAAGATTCTCGAAGTGTCTCATGCTCAAGTCATCACTGAAGATCAGATGGCTCGTGCACATAAGCAGGCAGGCAGTGAGGTCAAACAGGAGAAGGTCATACGAGACTTGCGGCATGAGCTGATGGAAACAAATCTCAAAGTTGTCAAGTTAGAGGATCAGAATGAGGTGCTCAGGGAGAAGACGAAGCAGACAGACATCAATGGTCTCCAGGCCAAACTGCGCGAGAAGACCAGTGAATGCGATCGCCACCGTAACCTTGCCAAGATCGCAGAGGCACGATTCAAGCAGAGCCAGGAGCGGCTTCTTCACATCACGAGCAACGGTTTATCTCTACAAGGTGCCGTACACCTCGTCAAACCGCGCGCAGATTCAAAGCTCCCTAGGACAGTTCATTCGTGTACCGAGTGCTACGGCAAGAACCTAGAGTGCGATGAGAACACTACATGTCACAACTGCGCTGACAGTAACTCTCCATGTCTGCGATGGAGGTGTTCTCTCAAGCACAAGCTCGGCGACTGTCCCCTCACCCCTTGCAAGCTCCCACACGACTCCCAGGGATGGCTTATGCTACCCAAGGACAGACCTCAGTGGTAG
- a CDS encoding 40S ribosomal protein eS21 encodes MENERGELVDLYIPRRCSATGRIIRAKDHASVQLSVGKVDENGRYTGDNQVYAICGFVRAMGESDDSFNRLTQKDGFLKSVWSASR; translated from the exons ATGGAGAACGAACGCGGAGAGCTCGTTGACT TGTACATCCCCCGCCGATGC TCGGCTACCGGACGCATCATCAGGGCCAAGGACCACGCCTCTGTCCAACTGAGCGTTGGCAAGGTTGACGAGAACGGCCGCTACACTGGCGACAACCAGGTCTACGCCATCTGCGGTTTTGTACGCGCCATGGGCGAGTCCGACGACAGCTTCAACAGGCTCACACAAAAGGACGGCTTCCTCAAGTCGGTCTGGAGCGCGTCCCGGTAA
- a CDS encoding fungal specific transcription factor domain-containing protein: MRTNFGPSSESSSPQPQRLPVNPRRRKVAPEERKRVVRACNACNVRRVKCTGEQPCQRCHKASRQCEYPQQEKQKHSLKDELERLQQRCAALEAGFQAAAPDEATDFIAQLDQRRAVSHSNAPTFNSMSEELDEADSNHGRLLVDSYGVGRFFGETSGATFLDHLKQFMLTLVPLTFHPDSADGSSFVASVGSYQTYDSRPFPNPNVDPLWLPAQPDMASMLGELRAYIQDGNGEFVSGGIYWWGDLSNSPAPVTSSVSLSTMTSAEDSFRYLAFYHVSFALATSLGQSDLRRSDQHAGEAYFNRARKLLGNPLDIVRFTLSDVSVLALMGFYLIELNRRDAAYVHVSLAIHIAIMHGAFTACHDEASKRTFWTLYIMDRWLSVLMGRPPTIPDEAMRLPLPCDDGAMPPCAGLRAHIELSRISGYIVCETFKIAPRNYTPGYSALKVDKAVKMLVDWKSHLPQVLAADESADPAVLSLHLAANQLMVLTTRPILLAAVKQAVAERYMNGQWSLQQHAHITHIQACLEAAHGNLVLAERLRCKRKLLQAGLHFVFNAAVILFLEQILSASRSHPTPPSPDIATHGTKLEFAIRTFADESKTGTNYPRDCFKILQDLKALVHRYLSHSQVNLLHGSNASLGANAGAPGPQPAAQPGAEGQSKANSTEASPLYQEMRIWIQSDGLQLQNSLLI, from the exons ATGCGTACCAACTTTGGGCCTTCCTCGGAGAGCTCTTCGCCGCAACCCCAACGCCTACCTGTCAATCCAAGGAGACGTAAGGTAGCGCCCGAAGAACGCAAACGCGTCGTCCGAGC GTGCAATGCGTGCAATGTGCGCCGGGTCAAGTGCACGGGAGAGCAGCCCTGCCAAAGGTGCCACAAAGCCTCACGGCAATGCGAATATCCCCAACAAGAGAAACAGAAGCACTCGTTGAAAGATGAGCTTGAACGCTTACAACAGCGATGTGCAGCACTCGAGGCGGGATTCCAAGCCGCAGCACCGGATGAGGCAACCGACTTCATTGCCCAACTAGATCAGAGGCGGGCTGTGTCGCACTCGAATGCTCCTACCTTTAATTCCATGTCGGAAGAATTGGATGAAGCTGACAGCAACCATGGCCGCTTGCTTGTTGATTCTTATGGCGTGGGAAGGTTCTTTGGTGAGACATCGGGTGCTACCTTTCTCGACCATCTGAAGCAGTTCATGCTGACACTGGTTCCTCTGACCTTTCATCCTGATTCTGCAGACGGCTCTTCCTTTGTTGCTTCTGTTGGCAGTTACCAGACGTACGACTCCAGGCCGTTTCCAAATCCAAACGTTGATCCTCTATGGCTACCCGCGCAGCCAGACATGGCTTCAATGCTTGGCGAACTGCGTGCATACATCCAGGATGGTAATGGCGAATTCGTATCGGGTGGCATCTACT GGTGGGGTGATCTCAGCAATTCCCCAGCGCCGGTAACTAGCTCGGTTTCACTGAGTACGATGACAAGTGCGGAAGACAGCTTCAGATACTTGGCCTTTTACCATGTCTCTTTTGCCCTGGCTACATCCCTTGGTCAATCTGATTTGAGACGGTCCGATCAGCATGCAGGAGAAGCTTACTTCAACCGTGCGCGGAAGCTTTTGGGAAACCCCTTGGACATTGTGCGGTTCACTCTTAGCGACGTGTCAGTACTGGCTCTTATGGGGTTCTACTTGATCGAGCTCAACCGTAGAGATGCGGCATATGTACAC GTAAGCCTGGCTATTCACATTGCCATTATGCATGGCGCTTTCACAGCTTGTCatgatgaagcgagtaagCGCACTTTCTGGACTCTCTATATTATGGATAGATGGCTCTCAGTGCTGATGGGGCGCCCACCTACGATACCCGACGAGGCTATGAGGCTTCCTCTACCTTGTGATGATGG CGCCATGCCCCCGTGTGCAGGTCTCCGGGCACATATTGAGCTGTCCCGAATTTCCGGGTACATTGTGTGCGAGACATTCAAAATTGCACCTCGAAACTACACGCCCGGCTATTCGGCTCTGAAGGTTGACAAGGCGGTGAAAATGCTTGTGGATTGGAAGTCGCATTTGCCGCAGGTCTTGGCAGCCGATGAAAGCGCTGACCCCGCGGTGCTTTCTCTGCATCTGGCCGCGAACCAGCTCATGGTGCTGACAACTCGGCCGATTCTACTGGCGGCGGTCAAGCAAGCAGTTGCCGAACGGTACATGAACGGTCAATGGTCGTTGCAACAGCATGCGCATATCACACATATCCAGGCTTGCTTGGAGGCGGCACATGGCAATCTGGTACTCGCCGAGCGACTACGATGCAAGAGGAAGCTGCTCCAGGCCGGCCTTCACTTTGTGTTCAATGCTGCCGTGATATTATTTCTTGAGCAGATCTTGAGCGCTTCTCGCAGCCACCCAACGCCACCTTCACCCGATATAGCGACGCACGGGACCAAGCTCGAATTTGCCATTCGCACGTTTGCGGACGAATCAAAGACGGGAACGAACTATCCAAGAGATTGCTTCAAGATTCTACAGGACCTCAAGGCTCTAGTGCATCGCTATCTATCTCACAGTCAAGTCAACTTGCTTCATGGAAGTAACGCTAGCTTGGGTGCCAATGCAGGTGCTCCGGGGCCGCAGCCCGCGGCCCAACCAGGCGCAGAAGGGCAAAGCAAAGCGAACAGCACTGAGGCCAGTCCCTTATACCAAGAGATGCGTATCTGGATACAGAGCGACGGCTTGCAGCTACAGAACAGCTTACTCATTTAA
- a CDS encoding XynB, Beta-xylosidase — protein sequence MSVAVYDPPVINTFHQCDPAAHVWKHDPNTVYVYGSHDVNSTKNPPVQYDMKDYYVLIQVDITKPATVGPKILDLPDIPWASQQLWAPDVAEKNGEYFLYFPAKDKDGVFRIGVAKSDKPDGKFKAEPSYIPGAYSIDPAILADDDGCYYMYFGGLWGGQLQAWPNNTLNTSAFGNISPSSGPALGPRFAKLSANMTHLATEPKELVIYDKDGQVMQANSTRRYFEAPSINKVGNLYYLQYSTGTSHTIEIAVGKKPEGPFYWKSTLLQPVKGWTTHESIVKFKGDWLLYYADASLTGIDDLRNTKVRKLNFANGTFALAQPQPYTPFPSS from the exons ATGTCTGTCGCCGTTTACGATCCCCCGGTGATCAACACTTTCCACCAGTGCGATCCCGCGGCCCATGTCTGGAAGCATGATCCCAACACCGTGTACGTTTACGGGTCCCACGACGTAAACTCGACAAAGAATCCCCCGGTG CAATATGACATGAAAGACTACTATGTGCTCATTCAAGTCGACATCACCAAGCCTGCTACGGTTGGACCAAAG ATTCTGGACCTTCCGGATATCCCATGGGCCTCGCAACAACTTTGGGCTCCAGATGTGGCTGAAAAGAACGGCGAGTACTTCCTGTACTTCCCCGCCAAGGACAAGGACGGTGTCTTCAGGATTGGAGTAGCCAAGTCTGACAAGCCAGACGGAAAATTCAAGGCCGAGCCAAGCTACATCCCTGGTGCTTACAGCATTGACCCCGCTATCTTGGCTGACGACGACGGATGCTACTACATGTACTTTGGTGGTCTGTGGGGCGGCCAGCTCCAGGCATGGCCCAACAACACTCTG AACACCTCTGCTTTCGGTAACATTTCACCCTCGTCCGGCCCAGCACTTGGCCCACGCTTCGCCAAGCTCTCCGCCAACATGACCCACTTGGCCACCGAACCAAAGGAACTCGTTATCTATGACAAAGACGGCCAAGTCATGCAAGCGAACAGCACGCGTCGCTACTTTGAAGCTCCCTCTATCAACAAAGTCGGTAACTTGTACTATCTCCAATACTCGACCGGTACCTCGCACACCATCGAGATTGCCGTCGGAAAGAAGCCAGAGGGTCCGTTTTACTGGAAGAGCACACTGCTACAGCCGGTTAAGGGATGGACTACTCACGAATCGATTGTCAAGTTCAAGGGCGACTGGCTGCTGTACTATGCGGATGCTTCGCTTACTGGTATTGACGATTTGCGTAACACAAAGGTTAGGAAGCTGAACTTCGCGAATGGCACATTCGCACTTGCGCAGCCGCAGCCGTATACCCCTTTCCCTAGCTCCTAG